The following are encoded together in the Hemicordylus capensis ecotype Gifberg chromosome 4, rHemCap1.1.pri, whole genome shotgun sequence genome:
- the YTHDF1 gene encoding YTH domain-containing family protein 1 isoform X2, protein MTDPYLSSYYPPSIGFPYSLSEAPWSTGGDPPIPYLTTYGQLSNGDHHFMHDAVFGQPGGLANNIYPHRFNFFPENPPFSAWGTSGSQGQQTQNSAYGSSYSYPPSSLGGTIVDGQTGFHNETLNKAPGMNSIEQGMVGLKIGGDVTTSAVKTVGSVVNSAGMTGALTGNGGSGINLPVSKPTSWAAIASKPAKPQPKMKTKSGPVIGGALPPPPIKHNMDIGTWDNKGPVAKVPTPQQIPSPQSVPQPQIIQPIPAQPPPLAQLPYQNPQPPPPQNRWVAPRNRNAAFGQSGGTGNESNSPGSIPANSIPGGESHPVLEKLKAAHSYNPKDFEWNLKNGRVFIIKSYSEDDIHRSIKYSIWCSTEHGNKRLDSAFRSMNSKGPVYLLFSVNGSGHFCGVAEMKSPVDYGTSAGVWSQDKWKGKFDVKWIFVKDVPNNQLRHIRLENNDNKPVTNSRDTQEVPLEKAKQVLKIIATYKHTTSIFDDFSHYEKRQEEEEVVRKERQNRNKQ, encoded by the exons ATGACAGATCCTTACTTGTCGAGTTATTACCCTCCTTCTATTGGTTTTCCCTACTCTCTCAGTGAAGCACCATGGTCAACTGGAGGAGACCCTCCTATCCCATACCTCACTACCTATGGACAGCTCAGTAATGGTGATCATCATTTCATGCATGATGCTGTTTTTGGACAGCCTGGGGGACTGGCAAACAACATTTATCCCCACAGATTTAATTTTTTCCCTGAAAATCCCCCCTTCTCAGCTTGGGGAACAAGTGGGTCCCAAGGTCAGCAGACTCAAAACTCTGCTTATGGGAGCAGTTACAGCTACCCACCCAGCTCTCTGGGTGGTACTATTGTGGATGGGCAGACAGGATTTCATAACGAAACTTTAAATAAAGCTCCTGGGATGAATAGCATTGAGCAGGGAATGGTTGGACTGAAGATCGGTGGAGATGTCACAACTTCTGCTGTGAAAACAGTGGGTTCTGTGGTGAATAGTGCCGGGATGACGGGTGCTTTAACTGGCAATGGTGGATCAGGTATAAACTTGCCAGTCTCCAAGCCAACTTCTTGGGCTGCTATTGCTAGCAAACCAGCAAAACCTCAGCCCAAGATGAAAACAAAAAGTGGGCCTGTAATAGGAGGGGCTTTGCCTCCACCACCTATTAAACACAACATGGACATAGGTACTTGGGACAATAAAGGTCCTGTGGCCAAAGTTCCAACTCCTCAGCAGATCCCTTCTCCTCAATCAGTCCCTCAGCCACAAATTATTCAGCCTATTCCTGCCCAGCCGCCTCCATTGGCCCAACTGCCATACCAGAACCCTCAGCCGCCGCCACCTCAAAACCGGTGGGTGGCACCTCGTAACAGAAATGCAGCTTTCGGCCAAAGTGGAGGAACTGGTAATGAGAGCAACTCACCTGGCAGTATCCCAGCAAACTCTATCCCTGGTGGCGAATCCCATCCTGTtcttgaaaaactgaaagctgctcacagttacaacCCTAAGGATTTTGAGTGGAACCTTAAAAATGGACGTGTATTCATAATAAAAAGCTACTCCGAGGACGATATTCATCGTTCTATCAAATATTCAATTTGGTGTAGCACAGAGCACGGCAACAAGCGTTTGGACAGTGCTTTCCGCTCCATGAACAGTAAGGGCCCAGTCTACTTGCTCTTCAGTGTCAACGGCAGCGGACACTTTTGTGGAGTGGCAGAAATGAAGTCACCAGTGGACTATGGCACCAGTGCTGGCGTCTGGTCTCAGGACAAATGGAAAGGGAAGTTTGACGTCAAGTGGATCTTTGTGAAAGATGTGCCCAACAACCAGCTCCGACACATCCGGCTGGAGAACAATGACAACAAACCAGTTACAAATTCCCGCGACACTCAGGAGGTGCCCTTAGAAAAAGCAAAACAAGTGCTTAAAATTATTGCTACATACAAGCACACAACCTCCATCTTTGATGACTTTTCTCATTATGAGAagcgccaggaagaggaggaggtggtgcgGAAG gAACGTCAGAATCGAAATAAACAATAA
- the YTHDF1 gene encoding YTH domain-containing family protein 1 isoform X1 — MSATSVDPQRPKGQDNKVQNGSLHQKDTVHDNDFEPYLSGQSNQNNSYPSMTDPYLSSYYPPSIGFPYSLSEAPWSTGGDPPIPYLTTYGQLSNGDHHFMHDAVFGQPGGLANNIYPHRFNFFPENPPFSAWGTSGSQGQQTQNSAYGSSYSYPPSSLGGTIVDGQTGFHNETLNKAPGMNSIEQGMVGLKIGGDVTTSAVKTVGSVVNSAGMTGALTGNGGSGINLPVSKPTSWAAIASKPAKPQPKMKTKSGPVIGGALPPPPIKHNMDIGTWDNKGPVAKVPTPQQIPSPQSVPQPQIIQPIPAQPPPLAQLPYQNPQPPPPQNRWVAPRNRNAAFGQSGGTGNESNSPGSIPANSIPGGESHPVLEKLKAAHSYNPKDFEWNLKNGRVFIIKSYSEDDIHRSIKYSIWCSTEHGNKRLDSAFRSMNSKGPVYLLFSVNGSGHFCGVAEMKSPVDYGTSAGVWSQDKWKGKFDVKWIFVKDVPNNQLRHIRLENNDNKPVTNSRDTQEVPLEKAKQVLKIIATYKHTTSIFDDFSHYEKRQEEEEVVRKERQNRNKQ, encoded by the exons AATAACAGCTATCCATCAATGACAGATCCTTACTTGTCGAGTTATTACCCTCCTTCTATTGGTTTTCCCTACTCTCTCAGTGAAGCACCATGGTCAACTGGAGGAGACCCTCCTATCCCATACCTCACTACCTATGGACAGCTCAGTAATGGTGATCATCATTTCATGCATGATGCTGTTTTTGGACAGCCTGGGGGACTGGCAAACAACATTTATCCCCACAGATTTAATTTTTTCCCTGAAAATCCCCCCTTCTCAGCTTGGGGAACAAGTGGGTCCCAAGGTCAGCAGACTCAAAACTCTGCTTATGGGAGCAGTTACAGCTACCCACCCAGCTCTCTGGGTGGTACTATTGTGGATGGGCAGACAGGATTTCATAACGAAACTTTAAATAAAGCTCCTGGGATGAATAGCATTGAGCAGGGAATGGTTGGACTGAAGATCGGTGGAGATGTCACAACTTCTGCTGTGAAAACAGTGGGTTCTGTGGTGAATAGTGCCGGGATGACGGGTGCTTTAACTGGCAATGGTGGATCAGGTATAAACTTGCCAGTCTCCAAGCCAACTTCTTGGGCTGCTATTGCTAGCAAACCAGCAAAACCTCAGCCCAAGATGAAAACAAAAAGTGGGCCTGTAATAGGAGGGGCTTTGCCTCCACCACCTATTAAACACAACATGGACATAGGTACTTGGGACAATAAAGGTCCTGTGGCCAAAGTTCCAACTCCTCAGCAGATCCCTTCTCCTCAATCAGTCCCTCAGCCACAAATTATTCAGCCTATTCCTGCCCAGCCGCCTCCATTGGCCCAACTGCCATACCAGAACCCTCAGCCGCCGCCACCTCAAAACCGGTGGGTGGCACCTCGTAACAGAAATGCAGCTTTCGGCCAAAGTGGAGGAACTGGTAATGAGAGCAACTCACCTGGCAGTATCCCAGCAAACTCTATCCCTGGTGGCGAATCCCATCCTGTtcttgaaaaactgaaagctgctcacagttacaacCCTAAGGATTTTGAGTGGAACCTTAAAAATGGACGTGTATTCATAATAAAAAGCTACTCCGAGGACGATATTCATCGTTCTATCAAATATTCAATTTGGTGTAGCACAGAGCACGGCAACAAGCGTTTGGACAGTGCTTTCCGCTCCATGAACAGTAAGGGCCCAGTCTACTTGCTCTTCAGTGTCAACGGCAGCGGACACTTTTGTGGAGTGGCAGAAATGAAGTCACCAGTGGACTATGGCACCAGTGCTGGCGTCTGGTCTCAGGACAAATGGAAAGGGAAGTTTGACGTCAAGTGGATCTTTGTGAAAGATGTGCCCAACAACCAGCTCCGACACATCCGGCTGGAGAACAATGACAACAAACCAGTTACAAATTCCCGCGACACTCAGGAGGTGCCCTTAGAAAAAGCAAAACAAGTGCTTAAAATTATTGCTACATACAAGCACACAACCTCCATCTTTGATGACTTTTCTCATTATGAGAagcgccaggaagaggaggaggtggtgcgGAAG gAACGTCAGAATCGAAATAAACAATAA